In one Thunnus maccoyii chromosome 12, fThuMac1.1, whole genome shotgun sequence genomic region, the following are encoded:
- the zgc:113691 gene encoding uncharacterized protein zgc:113691 — translation MATSNVKGEKVSKFETLKLLEKCRKERDDAMHRESVLREKLRQYESRLRSTEALKQKLKTLTMDNKDLRKQVKTLRTEIGLECSPKFNGKTTKDIINDLHEKDRECSSLLEKAGKLSLTIDDLTSELANTVTSKTLLEDQVQSLQQNLKDMTNNQRRLLKLWEDKKAQREQLALPAIIQKPGQKPVVHRAIQTEMSVSSSQKLPVNAFETKSFSRDNDKKTVLDKHSFTTYGNGYHHDKKAFMHDETKGIQN, via the coding sequence ATGGCAACCTCAAATGTCAAAGGTGAAAAAGTGTCCAAATTTGAGACCTTAaaacttttggagaaatgcagAAAGGAAAGAGATGATGCCATGCACAGGGAAAGTGTTCTCAGAGAAAAACTCAGACAGTACGAGTCAAGGCTGCGTTCAACTGAGGCTCTAAAACAGAAACTGAAGACCTTGACCATGGACAACAAGGACCTGAGGAAACAAGTGAAGACTCTTCGTACAGAGATTGGACTTGAGTGCAGCCCTAAGTTCAATGGAAAGACCACTAAGGACATAATCAATGACTTGCATGAAAAGGATCGTGAGTGCAGTTCCCTGTTAGAGAAGGCTGGGAAACTCAGTCTGACTATTGATGATTTGACATCTGAGTTGGCAAATACAGTCACCTCTAAAACACTTTTGGAAGATCAAGTGCAGTCATTGCAGCAAAATCTCAAGGATATGACAAATAATCAACGCCGTCTGCTGAAATTGTGGGAAGACAAGAAGGCCCAGAGGGAACAGCTCGCCCTTCCTGCAATTATCCAGAAACCTGGACAGAAACCAGTTGTCCATAGAGCAATTCAAACAGAGATGTCCGTCAGTTCATCCCAAAAGCTTCCAGTTAATGCATTTGAGACCAAGTCATTCTCTCGTGACAATGACAAAAAGACTGTTTTGGATAAACATAGTTTTACAACTTATGGAAATGGCTATCATCATGACAAGAAAGCTTTCATGCATGATGAAACCAAAGGGATTCAGAACTGA